The nucleotide sequence AATTGAGCAAGATTTCATGGCCGCCGCTTTCGATCTCGGAATAGTACTGGAAAACCAAATTGCATTCGTTCAGCAAAGCCTCTTCAACAGGAAAATCGTGGCTAGTGATTTCAAATATGACTGCGTTCCAAATATCCGACCGATCTTTTAATTCACTTTTCTTTATTTGCTTTTTCAAGGGATTGCTCCTTTCAATCTATAATTTCAGTGGAATCTTTTGTTTTCCACGCCTTAGTGCGGAATCCCTCTTTATTGGTTAATCCCTCAACAGTCCAGGTTTGGCCGCACCCACAGCTTGCTGAAATCGACATAGCCGAAATGGGACAATTTGATGTTCATCAATTCCGACGAAAACGGGATCTGGCGCTTGGCATAATAGAGCGGAATCAAAATAGAAGATTCCACCAAGGATTTTTCAATTTGACGATTCAGCATTGTCCATTCTTCAAAAGGAGTATGCCGATATTGCCCGAGCAATTGCGTTAGCTCCGGATCACGATCGATCAAGCTGGCAAACGGGGATAAGCCGTTGGACAGGAAATAAAAGAAAGAAAAATCCTGGTTCATCTCGAATACTTCGCCGTGGATATAGAGATCCGCTTGCTGGTCTTTGCCGTTATCCACCAGGTATTCGTGAAACGGCAGAACACGAACCTCTGCCGGTATTCCTTCCTGCTCGAATATCGCCTGGAGCCAGTCCGATACGTTTTTCAGGTAACTGGTGGTTTTGATGATCAAAGGTTCTTCAAACAGCGGACGTTCGGCAGTCGCAAAGCGGTATTGCTGGTTCTGCCCGATCAGCATGCCTTCCTCATTCGGAAGGATGCGGGAATCTGCTTCGCTGATGGAATAGCGGTGCTTCCGGATAATGGCATGAAGATAATCACGGACTTCCTGGCGCTGAATCGCCGAGTCGCGGAAGGCATTCATGACGATGATTCCGACTCCTGAATCGCTTTCCACCAGAAACGTTTCTTCCGCTTCTTTTGGCTGGGACGTCCGGTAAGCAAAATCAAAGTCTTCGGGCACCTGCACAAATTCGATTGCGTCAAGAAGCGGGCGCTCGCTGAAATAATCCTTGAATGCCACCAGAACGGTTTTTAGTTCATGGCTGTTGTCGAGGCAAAAACTGCCGGTTCCGTATAGCTGTCCTTGGCTTTCTTTGAAGATGCTCGAGTTGATCATGCCGAGCATCTGCAGACAGTAACTGCAGCCTTCCGGAAAATCGAAGTCGATGACAAGTGGAGCAGGCACCGTGATTCTTTTGACGGGCTCCCACAATTCCCGGGAATTTTCGTGGGAACGGATGCGGTTCAGGCATTCGGCGACATCATCAGCGGTCAGTAAAGAACCGTCATGGAACTTAATTCCTTTTTTCAAATACAGGCGAAGCTTCGTCGGTGAAAGGTCCCAACTGTGCGCAATTTCGGGCGAAACCTTCCCTTTGCTGTCTACGGATACGAGGCGGTTGAAAACCGTAGCGACAAAATTGGCGCTATGGACATCTGCTGTCTCCAAGGGATTCATTGTCATGAGCTGGTGGCGGCGCGGGATGATCAATTTGTCGACATCCCCCTGGTTTTGGGTATAGCCAAATTTATTGCGGAACCGTTCTATTAAGCGTATTTTCACTTCTTCGGACCAGTCAAACAGCAAATACTTGCTGCTGGTTTCCACCGGTTCCTGTTCAATAATGTCCATCAGCTGCTCCTCAAACAGCCGCTCTACGTCTTTTAGCCAGTGCAGCTCGGAAGAATTGCCCCGTCCACGGCCGGCCGTATAAGTGAACCAGCCTTCCTGCGTCCACTTCCGGATGTAGCGGGAAGCTTGTTTGGCGCTGACATCCAGCAACTTCACAAGCTTATCTTTTTTTATTTTCCCGGACGGCACGGTATGCCAAAGCACCAGTAAATTATTATCCATATGTGTTTCCTCCATAAAAGGGGACATATCTTTTGAAAATGTCCATTTTTCAATCTATTCGTCTAGTTTAATATACATAAGACAAAGGAGGTTGACAATATGAGCTGGAAAGACTATCCACAAAATATCAAAGTCCGGTTGATTACATCATTTTTCAACCGTGCCGTAGGGTCGGCGGTCATGCCGTTTATGGCTTTGTTCTTTGCAATGGAAATGGGAAAAGTATGGGCAGGATTGTTTTTAGTAGGAACTGTCATCATCAGTTTTTTCATTAATTTAATCGGCGGCTATATTTCAGACCGCTTTCCGCGAAAAGGGGTTGTGGTCGGAACCTCGGCAATCAGCGCTTTGGCGTTTGCAAGCATGACCATCAGTTTGGTGCCAGCAGATAATTTGATCTGGCTGTTTGCAGCATCCTATATCGGATTCATCATCTCAAGTAGTCTGGGAAGGCCGGCAATGCACGCCCTCATCATCGACTCCACTACACCGGAAAACCGCAAAGCGGTATATACAATTGAATACTGGCTGACGAATTTATCGATGGCCATCGGTGCAGCGCTCGGCGGTTTGTTATACGTCAACCACCAGATTGAATTATTTGTGCTGCTGAGTGTGACATCTATCAGCTTGCCGATTGCTTATCAGATTTGGCTGATCGATGAACAGACAAGCGTGTTGAAAAAGCAGCATCAAAACGTACTGATTGATGTATTTCAAAACTACAAAGTGGCTTTTCAAGATTTGCCTTTTGTTAAAGTGGTCGTCGGGTCGATGTTTATTTTTGCAGCTGAATTTTCCCTGAACAGCTATATCGGTGTTCGACTTGCCGAAACATTTGAAACGGTGAGCTTAGGGAACTTTGACATTGCAGGCGTCCGGATGCTGAGTTTGCTCAATATCCAGAACATGCTGTTTGTCGTGTTCTTCACGTTCCTGGTCAGCAGGATCACAGACCGTTTCACCAAACAAAAAGTGCTGCTCACCGGGCTGATTGTTTACAGCATCGGCTATATCATCGTCACCTCGGCGGATACTTGGTACATTTTGATTCTCTTTAATATGATTGCGACGCTCGGAGAATTGATTTACTCGCCGGTCCGGAATGCCGAACAGGCCAATATGATTCCGGCCGATAAACGAGGTTCTTATTCCGCCTTTTCCAATATTTCATTCAGCGGAGCGGATTTGGTTGCACGTTCCACAATTATCATCGGTGCTTATCTCGTTCCGACAATGATGTCCGTTTACATCGGGGTCATTTTAATGGTTGGTACATTCCTTGTGTACACCGGTTTATTTGCAAGAGGGGCATCCACAAAAAGTACAGAAACGACGGAAGCGGTTCTATAAGATTCCTTCACTTATGTTGCTGACATAGGTGAAGTTTTTTATTGTAGGTTAATTTCACAAAACATTCTAATTGTTCTATCTGTATTTGGGAATTTTAGGTATAATTAAGGATAGAGACAATGACTGGGGGAGCGAACTATGGCAATCAAAGTGGAGTTAAGCAGATTCAAAGTAAAAGCTGGACAGTCTAAAAAAGTGGACGAATGGATGGCCTTTTTGAATGAGCATATGGAAGAAGTTTTGCTGACCTTGAACGATGAAAAAATGTATGTCGAAACGATATTCAGAGAAGTGCAGGAAGACAGTGAATTTCTCTATTGGTATTCCGTTCAAGGAGAAGGCGGAAGCGAAGTCACAGATTTTCATCATGAAATCGATAAACAGCACTTGGCATTTTGGGAAGCGTGCATCGATGAAGAATACCTGCCGGTGGATTTAAAGCCAGAAGCTGTGATGATCCAGGAAAGCATTCAAGCGGAAATGAAACGGGGATGACCTTGCCGATGGAGACAGACATTCATATACGAAAAGCAGTACCAGCGGATGCAGAGAAGCTGGTTGAGTTAATAAAAGAAGTAGAAGATTCGGGATTGATGCTTTTTGAACCGGGAGAAAGAAAAACCAAGCCCGAGCAATTGGAAAAGAGGCTCCAAGGGATGGATGCACACTCGGTTATCTTTATAGCGGAAGAAGGAAGTTCCTTGCATGGCTACCTTTTTGTCATCGGAGATGCGCTGATGAGAAAGCGGCATACTGTATATGTAGCCATCGGCATTCGGGAAGGGCAGCGCGGAAAAGGAATCGGGGCGCAGCTTTTTAAAGCGCTGGAACTATGGGCAAGAGAGAAAAACCTTCGCCGAATCGAGCTCACGGTGATTGAACATAATGAGGCGGCAGTTGCACTCTATCAAAAGATGGGTTATGAAATCGAAGGCATCAAAAAGGATTCCCTGTACATAAAAGGTGAATATGTCAATGAGTATTATATGGCCAGAATATTGAGCGAATAAGGGTTAGAAGGAGCAGCTATGAAATTCATCATATTATTCGGACCGCAAGCAGTAGGAAAAATGACGATAGGGCAAGAACTAGAAAAATCAACCGGCTTTAAGCTGTTCCACAACCATATGACCATTGAACTGCTGCATCCCTTTTTTGGCTTCAGCAAAGAAATGTTCCGGTTGTCGGATCTGATCCGTACGGAGATGTTCAAAACATTAGCGGTCAGCGAAGCAAAGGGAATCGTATTTACATATGTATGGGCGTTCAACATGAAAGAGGACTGGGACTTTGTTCAACGGGTTTGTGAAATTTTTGAGTCTGCGGGTAATGAAGTCTATTTTGTTGAATTGGAAGCGGAGTTGGAAACCCGGGTCGAGCGCAATAAAGAAGCTAGCCGGCTTGAACAAAAGCCGACTAAGCGGAACGTTGCAGAATCGGAACGCGAATTGAGGGCATCGATGGAGACGCTTCGCCTGAATTCAGTCGAGGGAGAAATTGAACGGGAGAATTATATTCGGATAAACAATACGGATTTGAAACCGGATGAAGTGGCGAAATTGATTCGAGAGAGGTTTGGTTTTTGAGCGGAACGATGACAAATGAGTAAGGAGATTCCCATGAAAAGAATAGATGTCGTATGTCATGCTGCGGGATGACAGCGGAGAAAAATTGTTAATGGTCAAAAACTACGGAGACAAAGGATCTTACTATACGCTTCCAGGCGGTGCAGTTGAAGCGGGTGAAACTTTGCAGGAAGCAGCCATTCGTGAAGCGAAAGAAGAAACCGGGCTCGATGTCTCAATCGGCGGCCTTTTTTCGGTCAGTGAAGATTTCTTCGACGAAAGAGGGCACCATGCCGTGTTCTTCATTTTCGAAGGACAGGTTCTTGGCGGAGAAATCACGATTGCTTTTCCGGAAGAAATCGAAGAAGTAAAATGGATGCCGATCCAAGAAGCGGTCCAATATTTATATATTCCGGAGAAAGCCGAAGAACAGGTTAGGGCCAACCGTTCAGTTCCATATATATTAAGAGGGCAAGTCATCCAGAAGCGTTAACTACTGATAAAAGAGGTGGGCATGATGTTATTTCATGACGAAAAAATGACAATCCGGAAGCTGGAAGACAGCGATAAAGAGGCGTTGGTTAAATGGCTGAGTGATCCGGAAGTATTGAAGTACTTCGAAGGGTGCGACAATCCACATGATTTGAAAAGAGTGAACCAACATTACTTTGAGCGGAAAGATGAAACGACAAGATGCCTCGTGGAATACGAAGGAACACCCATTGGGTATATTCAATTTTATCCAGTCCTTGAAGAAGAGCGGATGGCATACGGTTATTGGAATCCCGATGAAGTCATTTACGGCACGGACCAATTCATTGGAGAACCGGATTACTGGAATCGAGGGCTTGGAACTGAGCTTGTGGAATTGATGAAGAAATATTTGCTGAGCGAAAAACAGGCGGATGTTCTTGTCATGGATCCACAGGTCTCGAACGAACGGGCCATTGCCTGTTACGAGAAATGCGGATTCCAGAAAGTGAAATTCCTGCCGGCACATGAACTTCACGAAGGCGAAATGAAAGACTGCTGGTTGATGGAATACAAAAGATAACAGGTAAACCGAAATGGGGATTTCGAGTGGCGAAAACATATGTAAACTGGGGCAGCGGAAAAGTGGAATTGGCATGGGAACAAGGGAGCGATTTGCCGCCGCGGGAATTGATCACGAGCGTCCATGGATTTTGCTTCTTTCAGAACCGGCTATTGCTCGTAAAGCTGAAACACCGCGGCTGGGATTTTCCGGGTGGGCATATTGAAGGCAGCGAAACACCGATGGAGTGCTTTCAACGGGAAGCGCTGGAAGAAGGATATGTGTCAGGGAACTGTCAGTTGCTGGGCAGAGTTGTTGTGGACCACGAAGAAAATCCGAAATGGGATGAAAACAGTCCTTATCCTAAAGTGGGCTATCAAGTCTATTACCGGATGGATATTGAAGAGCTGCACCCGTTTAGAGCAGAATTCGAATCAGTCGAAAGGAAATTCATTACACCTCAGGAAATTAGCAGGTATTACCACGGGGGATGGCAGGATTTTTATCAGGAAATTTTGGATGCGGCATGTCGTTTAGAAGATGGCGTCGAAGGAGTGAACTTCTATTGATTACTAGTCATCCGCAATTGGACAGTGTCAATCGGATCATGGACGGTTTTACGTATCCTTGGTTCATTGGAGGAGGCTGGGCCATTGACCTTGAAGTCGGCAAAGTGTCTCGAAACCACGGAGATATGGATATCTGTGTTTTTAGGGAACATGCCAAAGAACTACTGGCGCATTTTTCGGTTTGGCAGATCGAAGTGGCCATCCCAAAAGAGAGCAGGCTGGAACCAGTCCTTTCAATTGAAGACATCCGTCCGCCCCGTTATGGGCTTCATCTAACTAAAAACGAAGAGTTCGTCGAAGTGTTGCTGACGGATAAACAGGATGGCGAAATCATTTTTAGGCGAGATAGGGATATAAAGATGTCCATCCATGAGGCCATTCGTACAGATCCAATTGGAAGAAAGTACATTGCTCCAGAACTGCAGCTCTTGTATAAAGCGAAAGAAGAACGGGATAAAGACCATCATGATTTCTCGATAGCATTGCTTTTTATGGATGACAAGCAAAAAGCTTGGCTTTTGAAGGCATTAGCGAAACACCATCCCGATTCTCCGTGGATCAGCAGGTTGATATATTCTTCGTTAAAATAACTCAATCGAAAGAAGGAATATGTGTGGCAGAAGAAATCAACAATCAAGAAGACTTGCTCGTGATGCTCGATTCGTTGCTACGGGAACCGGCTCCTTTTTGGAATAGTTTTTACAAGGACCGGGAAAAAAACATTCCTTTTTTCGTGAATAAGCCGGATGAAAATTTGGTCCGCTATTTTGATGCAGCAATGGTCAAACCGCAAAAGGTTTTGGAATTAGGCTGCGGCCCTGGCAGAAATGCTATATTTCTTGCGGAAAAAGGCTGTTCTGTAGACGCAGTGGACGTATCGGAGCAATCAATCGATTGGGCGATGGAACGGACAAAAAATGTGGGATAGAAGTGAACTATATTCTCGAAGACATCTTTATGCTTCAAGTTGAAGAAGCCACCTATGATTTGGTGTATGATTCAGGGTGTTTTCACCATATTGCCCCGCACCGTCGACTTGACTATATCAACTTGGTCAAACGAGCGCTGAAGCCAGGCGGATTTTTTGCCCTTACCTGTTTTGTACAGGAAGGAAAGCTTGGAGGGTCCGGCATGTCTGATTGGGAAGTCTACCGGAAAAAAAGCCTGGGAGGCGGACTCGGGTTTACGGAACAGCGGCTGCGAAAGATTTTTTCTGAGTTTGAAGAAATTGAGATTTGCCGAATGAAAGACGCTGCGAAAACGGACAACGTGTTTGGCGTATCCGGTTTATGGACCGCTTTGTTTCAAAAGCTGGAACCGAGGATTTAAGCCGCTTCGGTATATGTATACCTTCTTTTCAACCACAAAGTGGCCGCAAAAACAACAAACGCCAAAGCGACAGAAAAGAGGAGTGTGGCTTGTTCCCCATATTGCTCGATGATGACGGTATAGAAAACCGGCGCGATGGCGGATAAGAGGAAACTCGGCACCAGAAGTTTTCCAACGAAAGCACCGTAAGTCCGGTTGTCGAACAAGACGAGCGGAAGAGAGCCGCGGGTAATGGTCATCAAGCCATTGCCTGCGCCGTATAGAAAAGCAAAAATGAACGCTGTTGCAAGAAACTTACCGCTGAACAAGCCGATGGCAAAGCAAAGCGGCAGCAGGGAAGAAGCAAGGATGGTCAGCTTGAACGGATGCAGACGGCCGCCAAATAAGATTTCCCCTACCCGTGCCAGCGACTGCCCGATTCCGCGCAGTGTGGAAATCCAGACCGAAACAGCTGCTGCAAGGCCAAGCCCGGACAATATGGCAATCATATGCGCCGACATGGCGGAGTTCAAAAAGTTAAGAAGCGTAAAGATGAGTGCATAAAGGCTGCCGGCATAAATACGTTCGCGGCCCATTAAATTCAGTTTTTCAAAAGCAGCGGATTTTTGCTCCACCACCGTGCCGTTTTCTTCAAACCGTTCTTTTGGAATGGCCAGATGCAGCGGAAGCGTCAGCAATGCAAATCCGGCATAAACCAGTAGAGCTGCCCTCCAGCCGAAAGATTCGGAAAGGAAAAAGCCGATGGGCCAAAAAACAGTGGAAGCCAGTCCGCCAAGAAGCGTAATCTGGGAAATGGATCGTTTCGCACCGGACCCGGCAATGCGGACCAATGTCGCAAAAGCCGCATCGTACAAGCTGAGGCGCATGGCGAAACCCAGAACAATCCATGAAATGTAATATGCCAAAACGGACTGCGACAAAGCGATTCCGGCACAGCCAATCGCTAAAAGAAGAGACCCTGCAGACATGACAAAGCGGCCGCTGTACTGGTCAATCAATTTCCCCGTCAACGGGGAAGTGAGGCCCATGACGGCCAAAGTGGCAGAAAAACCTCCATATACCAAAGTGCTGCTCCATCCTAGGTCATCTGCAATTACTTCCCCGAAAGCGGCAATCAAATAATAAGAAATTCCCCAGCAGATCAGCTGGGATAAACCAAGAAAAAGGACCGTTCTCCGCGTGATCATTCAATCCCCCTCCTTTTCTGCTCGCCGTGCAGAAGTTCATTTTGCTAAACAATATCAGTTATAATAAAATCATAAACAATAATCAGAAAATTTCACACCTAAAAAATTCACCAACTAACAGTTGCATTTCTCCAAAAGGAGGCATTTGATGGTTTTTATTCAAAAAGCACAGCCCGAACATGTGAAAGGGATTGCTCGCGTCTGTACCGAAGGGTATTGGGCGACCTACGACGAGATGTATTCAGCCGAATATATCAACGCAGTGATTAAAGAATTTTATAACGAGCAGCGGATCTTGGAAGAAGCGGAAAGCAGCAGCAGGGAATGGGGCGGATATTTTGTTGCCCTCGACAATGGAGAAGTAGTCGGAGCAGGCGGCGGCGGAATGATTTCTGAAAAAGCGGCGGAAATTTTCGTCCTATACCTGGACCCTGATAGGCTGGGAGAAGGCATTGGAACAAAGCTGCTGGAGGCCATTACCCGTCAGCAGAAAGAAGAATTCGGAGCGCAGGAACAATGGGTATCGGTCGCAAAAGGAAATGAAAAAGGCATCCCGTTTTACGAAGCGCGCGAATTTATATGCCGCAGTGAACGGCCGGTTTACCGTTCAAACGCTGATGATAAGGTGATTTCGCTAAGGTATTGGCGGAAACTATGAGAATAGCAGACGCAAAAAAGTGGAAATGCTAAAGGGAGTTGTAAATTTGAACAATAAATGGGCTTTTGCGCTATTGGTCATTTTGACGACCAGTTTAATGGGATCATCTTTTGCGGTAGGCAAGATGGGAATGGTTCATGTTTCGCCCTTGCTGTTGGTTGGAATGCGTTTTACGCTGGCTGGTTTATTGATGGGGACGATCGTCTGGATGCTCCAGCGGCCGCATCCGAAAAAACTGCAAGACTGGCTGAAAATTGTGTGCATCGGTTCTTTCCAAACTGCCGGCGTCATGGGAGCCATCTTTTTGAGCCTCCGCACCATCACTGCCGGGGAATCCGCCATCTTGACGTTTATGAATCCGCTTTTGGTGGTGGTCTTTGGAACACTGGCGCTTGGCATGCGCTACCGGCTTGTCCAATGGTGCGGTGTGATTCTAGGATTTATCGGTGTATTTGTCACGATGGGCGGACAGCTGCAGGCAGAAATCGGTACGCTTCTCGGATTTTGCAGTGCGGTTTTTTGGGCAATTGCCACGCTGCTGATCAAGCAATGGGGACAGCGCTTTGATATTTGGGTGTTGACCGCCTATCAAATGCTTTTTGGCGGCTTGCTTTTGCTGATCGGAAGCTTTCTCTTGGAAGATGCCCGGCTCGTGATCAATCCGACTTCGATCTTCATCGTGCTCTGGCTTGCCGTCCCGGCGTCCATTGTGCAATTTGCTATCTGGTTTTTCCTGCTGCAAAACGGCAATCCTGGGAAAGTCAGTGCCTTTCTGTTCCTTGCGCCGTTTTTCGGCATCCTTTCGGGATGGCTGTTGCTCGGCGAAGATATTGGCTTGAAACTGCTTGCAGGAGGTGCCATGATCTTTGCCAGCATCTTTTTGGTGAACTGGCCGGACAAACGGGCAGCAGCGGTTCTCAAAGAAGGAATTTAATGCGCAAAACGAGAATACTAGAATTTAGAAAACCATTTATTGACCAAATGAAACCCAGTTTCTAAATCAGCTGGTACTTCAAGTTGTAAACAAGTAGACGGTTTGCCGGCAAGTTGCAGATTGCCAATAATAAGTTCACGGGGTGGCATGCTATGTTCAAGTTTGTGTTTAAGTTGTTAGGGAGTGCAGTTCTCTTCAAAGCCGGAGGCCAATTGCAAAGGTTTCTCTTTAAGCCATCGGATTTTGAAAAAAATCTGGAACGGCTGGACCAGGAAGACTGGTTTGAAGAGCTGCGGAAAGATTTTCGATATGACCACATCATCCGCTACAATTCAAAGGTGCGGAAGGTGATAGGAGATGCGAAGAGTCTTGCAAAACTTCTAGCATCAAAAGAAGAACAGGAAAAGTTCACTGAGCTTGTTCAACAGGAATACATAAAATTGATGGAAAAATAGAAGGAAGCAAGGGTAGTTGAAACGCCCTGCGGAGCCATTTCATCTAGACGAAATTAATCGGAAAAATTTACGGAGAAGCGCATGTTTCCACCGATACTTAAGGACTGGACGTGACAGGATATGGAATCTACTGAAGTAGAAGTTTTTTTACAAGCTGCAAAAAGATATTGCCATTTGATGGACTCATTAAATTCTTTAGGGGAAATTGAGAAATTCAAGCAACTGCACGCAGCAGTGACAGAACTGTACGCAAAGGCGCTGTATCTGCCGGAAACCGAACCGGGAAAAGACGATTCTTTTGATATTGATTTCCAGCTCCCGCAAGTTGATTTTGGTACACACAATGTGTATTGGGGAGGGTACGACCCTTATCACTCCGACGAAGACTTAGAAGAAATAATGGAAGAACCGTTAAATGAAACGTTGACGGACGATGTGCTGGACATCTATAGCGACGTAAAACGCGGATTGATTTTGTATGAACAGGGAAACCATGCGGAAGCGATTGCAGAATGGAAATACAATTTTGAGATTCATTGGGGTACCCATGCAGCCAGCGCCATCCGAGCCTTGCATTCCGTGAATTACTTATGAAACACTCATATGATAACCTGAGTCCAACTTGAAAGGTTGGATTTTTTAATTGAAAGATTGTGGAAATGAAATTATAAAAAAATAGTAATATGTAGGTTTATAAATGATTAAATAGGCGTATATAAATGTAGATGGCTAGCGCAACATATCGTTTTAGATTACAGACAGCGAAATCGAGGGATTGCAGGATGTTTTACAAATACAGAAAATCATATAATAAAGTGGCTATAGGATTATTGTCGTTGATGGCAAAAGGCCTCAACTTTAAATTGCTGCAGGAGACCATTCGGATGTATGAGGAAAATCCGGAGCGGCAGCTTTTTCTTTGGAAAGAAGGCGACAATATTACAGGTCTTGCTGGAGTAGAACAGCACGAAGAATACTTTATCATTTTGCACTTTTCCGTGAACCCGTCCTATCAAAAAGAAGAAACAGCTTACCGGATGCTAGAAGTTTTGAGAGAACAAATGCATTCCAAAGAAATGCACTTGTCCAAAGAGGCAGCACGCTTCATTGCCAAGGTGCGCGGCACTTCTGACTTGCCGATTCCCATCTACTCGGAACCGGCTATTTCATGAAAAAACCATCCTTTCAACCCGTTCTCTTGAGCAGAAATCAATATACCGTGAAAGCTTGCCGGCTAAAGGCAGGCTTTTTTTGCTTCTGATGAAGTGAAAAATTTTAATGGAGAACAGAAAAAAGCTATAATAGAAAAATAGAAATGGAAAATAAGAAAGAAGATGGCCGATTTGAACTTATACCCGATGGGGAAAGCATTTATCGTTGGATTGGCAGGAGCCTTGCTGTTTGAATTTTTAGGCGCGCCCATGCCTTGGCTGCTAGGCTCTTTATTTGCGGTGCTGCTGGTCCAATTGTTTACGCCGGTTTCGCTGAAGTGGGACGCGGCTTTCCGGAATACCGGGCTGGTGATTGCCGGATACGTCATTGGAATTGCGTTTACGCTTGATGCACTAAATGGCATGAAACAATATTTCCTGCCGATGCTCGTCATCAATATTGTGTTTTTTGGATTGTTTTTGATGATCAGTTCGTTGATGGCGAACCGGACAAACGTGGATAAAGCGACGGCGATGACCTGTTGTGTACCAGGCGGCATGTCCCAAATCATTACGTTTGCAGAAGAACAGAAAACGGTTGACTTAACCGCTGTGACGTTTTACCATGTGCTCCGGGTTTTGCTGATTGTCGCAGCCGTGCCGTTTATCGTGGCAAGCGGCGGCGCTGCACAGCCAAGCACGGCAGCGGAAGGCGAACATTCGTTTTATCTTTTCATGCTTTTGGCCGCCTGCTTCGCAGCAGGCATGCTATTTAAGAAAATCAACGTGCCGACGGCTTTTTTGCTTGGCCCAATATTTCTGATTATGGTGCTGAATCTCACCGGAGTTGATGTTCCTATGATGCCCGGCTTGCTGCTTCATATTGCGCAACTGCTGATTGGCATATACATTGGTCTGCTTTTGAAAAAAGAAGATA is from Planococcus liqunii and encodes:
- a CDS encoding MFS transporter; protein product: MITRRTVLFLGLSQLICWGISYYLIAAFGEVIADDLGWSSTLVYGGFSATLAVMGLTSPLTGKLIDQYSGRFVMSAGSLLLAIGCAGIALSQSVLAYYISWIVLGFAMRLSLYDAAFATLVRIAGSGAKRSISQITLLGGLASTVFWPIGFFLSESFGWRAALLVYAGFALLTLPLHLAIPKERFEENGTVVEQKSAAFEKLNLMGRERIYAGSLYALIFTLLNFLNSAMSAHMIAILSGLGLAAAVSVWISTLRGIGQSLARVGEILFGGRLHPFKLTILASSLLPLCFAIGLFSGKFLATAFIFAFLYGAGNGLMTITRGSLPLVLFDNRTYGAFVGKLLVPSFLLSAIAPVFYTVIIEQYGEQATLLFSVALAFVVFAATLWLKRRYTYTEAA
- a CDS encoding GNAT family N-acetyltransferase, which encodes MVFIQKAQPEHVKGIARVCTEGYWATYDEMYSAEYINAVIKEFYNEQRILEEAESSSREWGGYFVALDNGEVVGAGGGGMISEKAAEIFVLYLDPDRLGEGIGTKLLEAITRQQKEEFGAQEQWVSVAKGNEKGIPFYEAREFICRSERPVYRSNADDKVISLRYWRKL
- a CDS encoding DMT family transporter, which codes for MNNKWAFALLVILTTSLMGSSFAVGKMGMVHVSPLLLVGMRFTLAGLLMGTIVWMLQRPHPKKLQDWLKIVCIGSFQTAGVMGAIFLSLRTITAGESAILTFMNPLLVVVFGTLALGMRYRLVQWCGVILGFIGVFVTMGGQLQAEIGTLLGFCSAVFWAIATLLIKQWGQRFDIWVLTAYQMLFGGLLLLIGSFLLEDARLVINPTSIFIVLWLAVPASIVQFAIWFFLLQNGNPGKVSAFLFLAPFFGILSGWLLLGEDIGLKLLAGGAMIFASIFLVNWPDKRAAAVLKEGI
- a CDS encoding DUF5063 domain-containing protein — translated: MESTEVEVFLQAAKRYCHLMDSLNSLGEIEKFKQLHAAVTELYAKALYLPETEPGKDDSFDIDFQLPQVDFGTHNVYWGGYDPYHSDEDLEEIMEEPLNETLTDDVLDIYSDVKRGLILYEQGNHAEAIAEWKYNFEIHWGTHAASAIRALHSVNYL
- a CDS encoding GNAT family N-acetyltransferase — encoded protein: MFYKYRKSYNKVAIGLLSLMAKGLNFKLLQETIRMYEENPERQLFLWKEGDNITGLAGVEQHEEYFIILHFSVNPSYQKEETAYRMLEVLREQMHSKEMHLSKEAARFIAKVRGTSDLPIPIYSEPAIS
- a CDS encoding AbrB family transcriptional regulator encodes the protein MNLYPMGKAFIVGLAGALLFEFLGAPMPWLLGSLFAVLLVQLFTPVSLKWDAAFRNTGLVIAGYVIGIAFTLDALNGMKQYFLPMLVINIVFFGLFLMISSLMANRTNVDKATAMTCCVPGGMSQIITFAEEQKTVDLTAVTFYHVLRVLLIVAAVPFIVASGGAAQPSTAAEGEHSFYLFMLLAACFAAGMLFKKINVPTAFLLGPIFLIMVLNLTGVDVPMMPGLLLHIAQLLIGIYIGLLLKKEDIKLTPKLIFYSVFSSAVLIVFAYALSFILQDMYDLSFSTSFLSVVPGGLDQMGIIAASVHADVTVVTAFQLFRIIFLSVFIVPFVKFVAGREGKAKNTDFAGSSPKN